In Geothrix edaphica, the genomic stretch GGCCCCCGGTCTTCAGGGCCATCTCGGGCTGGAGGGCGTTCACCAGGGTGCTCTTGCCGACGCCGCTGTGACCCAGCAGCACCACGACCTTCCCCTGGAGGAGGCTGCCCAGGGACTCCAGGCCCTCGCCCTTCAGGGCCGAGGTCTCGTGGATGGGGACGCCCTGTTCGCGCAGGGGATCCAGTTCCGGCAGGGTGTCCTTCTTCGAGGCCCGGTCCCGCTTGGTGATGAGGATGCGGAAGGTGAGGCCCGCATCGAGGGCCAGGACCTGGGCCCGCTCGAGCAGGCCCGGCCGCAGGGGGGGATCCACGACGGCGGCGCAGATCCAGAGCTCGTCGGCATTGGCGCAGATGAGCTGCCAGGGCTCGCGGTCGTCGATGCCACCGCGCTTGAGCAGGGATTTCCGCGGCATGACGGCCACGACCTGGGCCTCTGGGGAGCCGCCGTCGCCGCGCACGGGGAGGTGGGCGGGAAACCTGGGGTCGTCCGGCTCGACGGGAACCGCGGAGTAGCGCACCCGGTCGCCGCAGACGAGGCGCACGCCCTTGAGCTTGCCGCCCAGGGTGGCCCGCATGACGGTCCGATCCGCCAGCTCCAGGTCCACCCACTGGCTGTGCCGCTGGATGAGGGTGGCCTCAGGCAGGTGCATCCATGGGGCGGGATCCGGCAGCCGCAGGAGCGAGTCGGCATCATGGGACTCGATGCCGGTCTCCAGCCGCTCGGCATGACGCTGGCGCCGCTTGCTCTCTCCGCCCCGCTCCCGGGAGTAGGCCTCCCGGTGGTCCAGATCCTGGGCCTCCCGGCTCTGGCCGAGGCGGAACTTGCGAGTCATGCGGCGGCTCTCGGCATCAGGCCCGTCCAGCGAACTCGCCGGTCTCGGTGCTGACCTTCACCTTCTCGCCCTCCTTGATGAAGAGGGGCACCTTGATCTCGATGCCGGTCTCCAGCTTGGCGGGCTTGGTGACGTTGCCGCTGGCCGTGTCGCCGCGGGCGCCGGGTTCCGTGTAGGTGACGGCCAGCTCCACCTGGCTGGGCAGCTGCAGGCCGATGGGGTTGCCGTTGTACTTCTGGATCTGCACGATGAGACCTTCGGTGAGGTAGTCGAGGGCCTCGCCCATGAGGCTCTCGCCCAGGGTGTGGGTCTCGTAGGTCTCCTGGTCCATGAAGTGGGACCCGTCGCCATCGCTGTAGAGGTAGCTGGCGGGGGCGAGGGCGAGGTCCGGCTCCTTGAACTTGTCGCCGGCCTTGAAGGTCTTGTCGAAGACGGCGCGCGTGAGGAGGTTCCGCATCTTGATGCGGACCAGGGTCTGGCCGCCCCGCGCCGTGGGCGTGGAAATCTCAACATCCAGGCAGTGAAAAGGCGTCTCTTCGAGTTCGAAGAACATCTTGCGCTTGATTTCGATGGCTTCGAGAAGGGCGGCCATGGGGACTCCGGAATGTCGAATCCTCCATTCTAGCCCGGCTTGGGAGGGAGATCTCGTGGTTAGAATTTCAGTTCCATGGCAGATCCCAGAACCATCGGCAGGTACCAGATTCTGCGCCCCATCGGACAGGGCGGCATGGGGACCGTCTACCTGGCGGAGGACCCCCTGCTCAAGCGGCGGGTGGCCATCAAGGTGGTGCGTGTCACCGGCGCCGCGCGGCACCAGGCCACGCTGCGGTTCCGCCGGGAGGCCGAGATCAGCGCCCAGCTGAACCACCCGAACCTGGTGACGGTCTTCGACGTGGGCGTGGAGGAGGATCTGGGGCCCTTCCTGGCCATGGAATACGTGGAGGGCAAGAGCCTCGGCCGGCACATCAAGGACCGCGACCTGGACACGGAGACCAGCGCCCGGGTGCTGATCCAGGCCATGCGGGCCCTGCGGGCCGCCCACCGCCGGGCCATCGTGCACCGCGACGTGAAGCCGGACAACATCCTGCTCAGCGAGGAGGGCCGGGCCAAGCTCATGGACTTCGGCATCGCCCGGACCCTGGGCCACATGAGCCTGAGCCCCGAGCAGTCCCTGGACCTGGCCCCCGTGGATGAGGATGGCGCGGCCCTGGCCCAGACGCTGGCCCTCCGCCTGACGTCTTCCGGCGACTTCCTGGGCTCCCCGGCCTACGCACCCCCCGAGGTGCTCCGGGGCGGCGAGGGGACGCCGGCGTCGGACCGCTACAGCTTCGCGGCCACGGCCTTCGAGCTCCTCACCGGCAAGCTGCCCCATCCGGGCGGCGGCCTCACGGAGATCATCCTCCACATCCTCCAGGAGCCCGTGGCCATTCCGGCGGACCTGCCCCCGGCCATGGCCGCCGTGTTCAAGCGGGCCCTGGCGGCGGATCCCGATGACCGCCACACCACCCTCCCGGAGTTCATGGAGGAGCTGATCGACGCGCTCCCGGGCCCCGTCAGCATGCGGGCCCGGCTCTTCACCTTCCTCGGCCAGGACGAGGACGGCACCGGCAGCGTATCGACGGCGCGGTTCCGCCTGCCCGAACCGGCGCCGCCGGAAGCTTCCGGCACCCATGATTCCCGCCTCCGGAAGACAGGGCCCGGGAAGATCACCCTGGCGGAAGATCCCGTGGAAACCTACCTCTCCACCCGGCGGCCATCGCTCCACCAGCCTCGACCTGAAGCGACGGACTGGGGCCGGATCATGAAATGGGTCGTCCTGGTGTTCCTGGTGCTCCAGCTGTTCTGGTGGCTGGCGCCCGCCCTGTCGCACCTCCAGTTCTAGGCCGGCCCGGACCGGGGATGGTCAGGCGAAGGCCCGCATCAGCAGGAAGAGCGACCCGTTCCAGCAGGCGTGGACCAGGATGGCGGGCCATAGGCTCCCGGTCTGCCGCACCGCCAGGGCGAGCACCAGGCCCAGGGTGCCGAGGATGGGCAGGCCGGCGGGCTGCAGGTGGATGGCCCCGAAGAGCAGGGCGGAGGCGAACAAGGCAAGCGTGATCCGGCCCTGCCGGGCCAGCACGGGAAACAGGAAGCCCCGGAACAGCAGCTCCTCGAAGAAGGGGGCCACACCGGCCACCACGGCGAACATGGCCAGGGAGGGGCCCCAGCCGGACAGCCCCCGCAGCAGTTCCTGCAGGTCCCGCTGGGGACTCTGGTCGGGCTTCAGCACCAGGCTCGTGGCCATGGCCACGGTCAGCACCAGGAACACCGCCAGGGCGAGGAAGGCCGCGCCCCAGGCGAGGTTCCGCCGGGCGGTTCCCGGCGCCAGCCGCCGCCAGAGCTCAGGGAAGGTGAGTCCCTCCGCCCAGCAGAGCAGGCGCACGCCGATGCCGGCATGGAAGAGGGTGCCCAGGGGCACGACGGCCCAGCGCAGGGAGGGCCAGGGCGTGAGCAGCAGCGCCGAGAGGTTGCCGGCGGCGAAGAAGGCCATGAACCAGCCCAGGAAGACCAGGGTCGCCGCCCGGCCCGACAGGCCCCAGGCCGGGAGGGGCCGGACCGGCGGCTGGCGGCGGGTGACCCAGAGGTAGACCCCCACGGCGAGGCCCCCCACTGCGAAGGTCATCACCAGCAGCCCGAAGCCGCCGAGGACCGCCAGGCGCGTGAGCAGGGCGCTGCGGGCCCGGGCGCGAAGCGCCTCGCCGGAGGCCGGCCCCCCTTCGCGGTCGCAGAGCCTGGCCTCCAGCAGCGAGGCCGCATAGCCGTTTCCGAGGCGCCTCCCCACGTCCTCACGGGCGGCCGCGTCGGGGATGAGGTCGGAGCCGTAGGCCGCCGCGAAGGCCCTCCGGAACCGCTCGCCGCCGAGCCCGGCCGGGCCCTCCTCCGTCAGAACCCCGCGGGCCTCGGCGGGATCGCCCAGCTCCGCCATGAGGACTGCGAGCAGGGCCCGGTCCCAGGGATCCGCCAGCTGGGTCCGGGCCCTGGTCCATTCCCTGGGTGTGACTCTGGCGCCGCCCAGCAGGCGCGGGCCTGCGAGGGCCGCCTCCAGGATCTGCCCCTGGAGGCTGGTCCGGGCGGAGGGCCGGTGGTTGCCCGCCTGGCGGGTCCGGAGGGTGAGGCCCGCGGCCATCAGGGCGATGAGGGCCAGGAGGGCGATGAGGGGATCCGCCCAGCGGCGGTCAGGGTGCCAGGGGCTCGGGGGGGTGGAATCCATGGACCCAGGCTACGCGAAGGGCGGGCGTCCGGTGCGCCGGAAGCGCCGGGCCGCCACCCACAGGTAGAGGTGGTTCAGCAGGCGGGGCAGGCCGGGGAGGGCCAGCAGCGGGGCCACCCACCGCCACCCCGGCAGGCGGCGGGCGACGGGCCCGAGCAGGTCGGCCCCGGCCCAGACTTCCCGGGTGGCCAGGTCAATGCCGTGGATCTCCTTTTCCAGGGGTTTCCCGGCCAGTTCCGGGGCCAGGGCCAGCAGGTCGGGATCCCGCAGCGGGACCATGTGCAGCAGTCCCCGCCGGTCCTGCCGCGCAAGCCAGAGGGTCGCCCGGCTGCAGAGGGAGCACGACGCGTCGTAGGCGAGCAGGAGGGGGGCGGCCATCGGAGGCATGATCCCACGGGATGGCGGTAAGGTTGAGGCTCCGGAGGCCCCATGCCCTTTTCCCATCCCATCGAGGTTCGGTTCAGCGACCTGGACGCCATGGGCCACGTGAACAACGCCGTGGTGGTGAGCTTCATGGAGCAGGGGCGCTTCCAGTGGTGGCGCAGCTTCCTGGGCGGCCGGAAGTTCCAGGAGGAGGGCTTCCTCATCGCCCGGATCGAGGTGGACTACCGGATGCCGATCCTGCTGGGCGACGACGTGCGCGTGGAGCTGCACTGCACCAAGGTGGGCAACAGCTCCTTCGACCTGAGCTACCGCCTCACCAAGGGACTGGGCGGCGAGCTGTTCGCGGAGGGCCGGAGCGTGCAGGTGATGCTGGACTTCGCCACCAACCGCCCCAAGCCCCTGGCCCCCGCCACCCGCGAGTGGCTGGAAGCGCAGGGCTGATCCCGTGTTGTTGGGGACCGCCGCCTGGTCCGAGGGCCCCGTGGAACGCCGCGCCCTCGTGGGCCGGCTGGCTTCCGGCCGCCTGGCGGACCTGAACCGCATCGAGGCCATCCGCCTGCGCAAGCTGGGCGAAGGGGATCCCGAGCGGCTGGCGGAGGCGCTGGTGCCCGGGAGCCTCCGCCGCCTGCTCGAGGGCGGGCCCAGGGCCCTGACCCGGGCCAAGCAGGCCCTGGCCTACGCCGAGAAGTGGGAGCGTCGCGGCACCCTGCCGGAGGCCCTGGCGCCCTTTCCGGAGGCGGCGGATCTGATGCCCTGCCTGCCGAGGCCCGCGGCGCTGCACCGGCCCGATGGGAGCGCCCTCGACCGCTTCGGGGTCCGGGGGCCGGGAGCGGAGCTGATGGAGCTGCCGCGCCCGTGCCTGGCCGTCCTGGGACAGGCCGGGGGCGGGATCGCGGGGTTCTGCCTGGCGCTGGAAGACTCGGGCAGCGCCGTCCTGGGGGCCTGGATGGTGGATGCCTGGCCGGAGGGGAGCCTGGACTTGAGGGCCGGGTCCGCCCGGCGCAGCACGCCCCTTGGGGCCTGGGAGGGACTGGAGCTGCCCTCCCTCCGTCCCGGCGGGGTCCTGCTGCTGCCCGCGCCGAAGCTGAAGGCGCTGCAGGAACTCCTGCCGGGGGCCGAGGTCGCGGTGGGCGGGGCCTTCGACACCCTGGTCCTCCGGGCCGGGCCCGAGGGGATCCATCCCACCGTCCATTAGCGGGGCATTAGCCGGCTTCAGGGCGCAGCGCGCATCATCTCGGCGATGAGGAAGGCCATCTCCAGGCTCTGGGTGCCGTTGAGGCGCGGGTCGCAGCCGGTCTCGTAGGCCTTGGCCAGGTCCGCCTCGGACAGGCCCTCACTGCCGCCGGTGCATTCGGTGACGGCCTCGCCGGTGAGCTCGATGTGGACGCCGCCCAGGTGCGAGCCGTGGGCCCGGTGGAGCTCGAAGGCCTGGCGCAGCTCGGACAGGATGGCCCCGAAGTCCCGGGTCTTGAGCCCCCCCGCGCTTTCGGCGCCGTTGCCGTGCATGGGATCGCAGCTCCAGAGCACGGGGCGCCGCGTGGCCTGGACGGCCTCCAGGAGCGGAGGCAGGGCGGCCTGGATCTTCGTGGCGCCGAACCGCGAGATGAGGGTGATGCGCCCGGGCTCCCGGTCAGGATCGAGGTGATCCAGCAGCGCCACCAGGTGCCCGGGCGTGGCGCTGGGTCCCACCTTCACGCCGATGGGGTTGCGGAGGCCGCGCAGGTACTCGAGGTGGGCACCGTCCAACTGGCGGGTGCGCTCCCCCACCCAGAGCGTGTGGGCGCCGAGGTTGTAGTAGGCAGAGGCCTCGCCCACCCAGCGGGTGAGGGCCTCCTCGTAGGGGAGCAGCAGGGCTTCGTGGCTGGTGTAGAAGTCGATGCGCTCCAGCACGTCCCGCTGCACACCGCCCAGGGCCTCGAGGAAGTCGAGGGACTCGCGCACCTGATCCAGGGTGCGGCGGTACTCGGGCACCTGGCCGGTGCCGCCGGGCAGCTCCCAGCGTTCCGGGTGATGCAGATCCGCGAAGCCCCCGGCCGTGAGGGCCCGCAGGTGGTTCAGTGTGGCGGAGGCGTGGAAGTAGGCCTCCAGCATGCGGCCGGGGTCGGGGCGACGGGCGGCGGCATCGGCTTCCAGGCTGTTGATGAGGTCGCCCCGGTAGCTGGGCAGCTCCCGGCCGCGCACCGTCTCGGTGGGCTTGCTGCGGGGCTTGGCGAACTGGCCGGCGATGCGGCCCACGCGCACCACGGGCTTGCGGCCGCCATGGGTGAGGGCCACGGACATCTGGAGCAGCACGCGGAGCTTGCCGGCGATGGCTTCCGGCGTGCAGTCCTTGAACTGCTCGGCGCAGTCGCCGCCCTGGAGGAGGAAGCGGCGCCCGGCCGCGGCTTCGGCCAAGAGGCCCCGGAGGCGGTCCACCTCCTCGGGCACCACCAGTGGGGGCATGCGCCGCAGGCGGGCCAGCACCGCCTCGAGCTCCGAGGGATCGGCGTAGTCCGGCTGCTGCATCGCAGGAAAGCGCTGCCAGCTGTGGGGATTCCAGGGAGACATCGGACCTCGGGGCGAGGGACCAGTCTACCCCCGCTCCGCCGCCCCACCAGGCCCGGCGCCCGGGTCCGGTTCCACGGGGGTGATCCAGCGGTAGCCCTCCCCGCCCACGGTGGTGATCCAGGGCGAGCCCAGCTCCTCGCCAAGCTTCCGCCGCAGGTTCGCGATGTGGACGTCCACGGTGCGGGCGCTGGGGCGGGCATCCGGCTCCCAGGCCAGCTGCAGCAGCTCCTTGCGGCTGTGGGTGCGGCCGGCGTGGGAGATGAGGATCTCCAGCAGCCGGAACTCCCGGGGCGTCAGCTCCAGGGTCTTCCCGTCGCGCCGGGCCTCCAGGCGGGGGAGGTCGAACTGGAACGGGCCGGAGCGCAGCCGGGCCGGCCGGTCCACGGGGCGGGTCCGGCGCAGGATGGCCTTCACGCGGGCCATGAGCTCGAGCACGGAGAAGGGTTTCACCAGGTAGTCGTCCGCCCCCAGGCTCAGGCCCTTCACCCGGTCGGTCTCCTCGCCCCGGGCCGTGAGGAGGAGCACGGGAACCTCGTCCTTGCGCTCCCGGAGCGTGCGGAGGACCTCGAAACCATCCAGCTGGGGCAGCATCAGATCCAGCACGATGAGGTCTGCCCGCCGGGCCGTGTGCGCGGAGAGGGCGGGCACACCATCTCCCACCGCCTCGACGGAATAGCCTTCGAAGCCCAGGTTGTTGACGAGGAGCTGGCAGAGGGAGGGCTCGTCCTCTACCACAAGGATGTGGATCACGGCGGCTCACTCAAGGAACGGATCCTCCCAAGATGCACGTATTGACTTGGAAGGGCAAGCGGGATTGGCTGCAATTTCCAAGGTTCAGGCGGCCGGGATCTCCAGGAGGGCCGAGAAACCCTCACCGGGGCCCGAGGCGAAGGTGAGGCCCCAGCCACGGGACCCCCTCCGCGATCGCAAGCCGGAGGCGCCGCGGGAGCGGGAGGACGCGCCTTGATGGCGCGTCCGATCGGGGGGTGGTGGGAAGCGTGGCCTCACCGGGGTCTGGATGAGCCCCTCAGGCGGCCGGGATCTCCAGGAGGGCCGAGAAACCCTCGCCGGGGCCGGAGGCGAAGGTGAGGCCCCAGCCTTCCTGGTCGGCCACCTGGACGAGGAGGCTCAGGCCCAGTCCCTGGCCTTCACGGAGGAAGCCCTCCTTGCCCGATTCCCGGATCCTCTGGAAGGGTTTGCCGAGGACCTTGAGCTGGTGGGGATCGAGCCCGCCCTCGTCGCTGACCTGGATGCAGAACCGGCGACGGGCCCGCCAGGTCTCCAGGGTGACGCGGCCCTTGCCGTGGGCCAGGGCGTTCTCCACCAGGGTGAGCACGGCCGCCCGCAGGGAGGGCAGCGGGGCGTGGCCGGCCTCCGGGGCGAGCTTCAAATCGAGGGGGCGGCCCTCGGCATCGAAGCCCGGGCGGAGATCCTCCGCCACCTCCTGGAACCAGGCCGGGTTGGCCTGGCCCCGGGGGCCCGAGGCGCCGCTGCCGCGGATCACCCGCAGGCCGGTCTCGATGATGGTGGTGAGGTGGTCCACCTCTTCGCTGATCTTCAGCAGCTCCTCGTCGGCCCGGTCCGGATCGAGGCGGCCCAGGCGCAGGGAATCGCAGCGGAACTTGAGGATGGCCAGGGGGGTCTTGAGGCTGTGGGTCATGGAGGCCATGCGGTCCGCGTCCAGCTCGGCCTTGCGGCGGGCCCGGTGGCGCAGCCAGAGGCCGAGCAGCACGGCCAAGCCCACGGAGAGGGCCGCGCCGGAGATCAGCCGCCTCTGATACTTCAGGGACTTCCGGAAGGTGACCTGCTCTTCGTCGAAGGCGACTCCCGCCAGGTACCACCCATCCCCGAAGGCGTTGGTCTTGGTGGAGGAGCCCAGGGGCAGGGTCACCAGCCGCTGGGGGTCCGCCTGGAGGTTGGGCTGGGCGCCCCAGGGCTGGGGCTTCAGGTCCCGCCGGTTGGCGTCCGATTCCCGGAGCAGGCCCATGCGCAGGGCCCGGCGGGGGGCCAGGGCGATCCCCAGCTCCCGCTCCACCTCGGGCGCGCCCGGCCGCCAGCGCTTGATCACCAGCCAGCGGTCGGAGAGGAGGACCACGGTGGCGACCTTCCCGAAATCCGGGTCCTGCTCCCGCGGCGGGTTCCACTCGAAGCGCTGGGCGGTCTCGGCGTGGGTCATCCAGCCCAGGTACTGCTGGGCCAGGGCGGCGTCCTTGGGAACCACCAGGCGGTCCCCCTCGCGCACCCAGAGGCGGCGGCCCTCGAAGCGGTCCAGCAGGGCCACCACCAGGGGCTGGTCCTCGAGGAGGCGGCGCACATCCTCCTCGTCGCCCCGGCGGACGCTGTGGAGGATCGGGAGGCTCTTCCAGTGCCGCTCGACGGCCTCGTGGTCCACCCAGTGGGCATCCATGTAGGCCTGCTGGGCGGTGCTGACCTGGTCATTCAGGTAGTAGCGGGGCGCGGCCATGAGCAGGGCCGTGACCACCAGGCCGGCCAGGACCAGCAGGGCGATGCCGCTCTGCTGCTGGAGGCGCTGCCAGCGCGAGAGGCCCAGGCTGGGGTGGATGAGGCGGAACCGGGAGGCGCGGTGGCGGTACATGGGGGCTCGGCGGAAGGGGGTGACAGCCAGCTTAGCGGCCGCCGGGCCCTTCCGGGGGGCCTAACCCAGGGCGAGCATCCGCTCCAGGGGCTTGAGGGCCTTCACCCGCACGGCCTCGTCCAGGTGGATCTCCGGCTTCAGGTCCCGCAGGCAGAGGTAGAGCTTCTCCAGGCTGTTGAGCTTCATGTAGGGGCAGAGGCTGCAGTTGCAGCCGCTGTCGGCGGGGGCGGGGATCAGCTCGGCATCCGGCCGCCGCTGGCGCATCTGGTGGAGGATGCCCGCCTCGGTGGCCACGATGAAGGCCCTGGCGCTGTCCTTGGCCACGAAGTTGAGCAGGGCCGCCGTGCTGCCCACGAAATCCGCCAGCTGGCTGACCGTGGCGTCGCACTCGGGATGGGCGATGAGCTTGGCCTCCGGGTGCTGGGCCTTGAGGGCCGCCAGGCGCTTGGCCGTGAACTGCTCATGCACGATGCAGAAGCCCGGGAACAGCACCATGTCGCGGCCGGTCTGCTTCATGACCCACTTGCCCAGGTGGCGGTCGGGTGCGAAGACGATCTTGCGGTCCTTCGGGAGGCTCTCCACCACCCGCACCGCATTGCTGCTGGTGCAGATGACGGTGCTGAGGGCCTTCACGCCTGCCGAGCAGTTGATGTAGCTGACGACGTCGTGATCCGGGTACTGCTTCAGCCACTCGGCGAAGTAGTCCGCCGGGCAGCGGTCCGCCAGGCTGCAGCCCGCGTCCATGTCGGGGATGACCACGGTCTTGGCGGGGTTGAGGATCTTGGCGGTCTCGG encodes the following:
- the rsgA gene encoding ribosome small subunit-dependent GTPase A — its product is MTRKFRLGQSREAQDLDHREAYSRERGGESKRRQRHAERLETGIESHDADSLLRLPDPAPWMHLPEATLIQRHSQWVDLELADRTVMRATLGGKLKGVRLVCGDRVRYSAVPVEPDDPRFPAHLPVRGDGGSPEAQVVAVMPRKSLLKRGGIDDREPWQLICANADELWICAAVVDPPLRPGLLERAQVLALDAGLTFRILITKRDRASKKDTLPELDPLREQGVPIHETSALKGEGLESLGSLLQGKVVVLLGHSGVGKSTLVNALQPEMALKTGGLTKFGTGKQTTTAARWLPLGAGGTLVDTPGIRTLSVRGFDRALLGTVFPEFPADVLEDPTAFDADDEETLDRLDLAYPERLQSLQRLWLEMEDRNPNQNVWR
- the efp gene encoding elongation factor P, with amino-acid sequence MAALLEAIEIKRKMFFELEETPFHCLDVEISTPTARGGQTLVRIKMRNLLTRAVFDKTFKAGDKFKEPDLALAPASYLYSDGDGSHFMDQETYETHTLGESLMGEALDYLTEGLIVQIQKYNGNPIGLQLPSQVELAVTYTEPGARGDTASGNVTKPAKLETGIEIKVPLFIKEGEKVKVSTETGEFAGRA
- a CDS encoding serine/threonine-protein kinase; translation: MADPRTIGRYQILRPIGQGGMGTVYLAEDPLLKRRVAIKVVRVTGAARHQATLRFRREAEISAQLNHPNLVTVFDVGVEEDLGPFLAMEYVEGKSLGRHIKDRDLDTETSARVLIQAMRALRAAHRRAIVHRDVKPDNILLSEEGRAKLMDFGIARTLGHMSLSPEQSLDLAPVDEDGAALAQTLALRLTSSGDFLGSPAYAPPEVLRGGEGTPASDRYSFAATAFELLTGKLPHPGGGLTEIILHILQEPVAIPADLPPAMAAVFKRALAADPDDRHTTLPEFMEELIDALPGPVSMRARLFTFLGQDEDGTGSVSTARFRLPEPAPPEASGTHDSRLRKTGPGKITLAEDPVETYLSTRRPSLHQPRPEATDWGRIMKWVVLVFLVLQLFWWLAPALSHLQF
- a CDS encoding CPBP family intramembrane glutamic endopeptidase, which encodes MDSTPPSPWHPDRRWADPLIALLALIALMAAGLTLRTRQAGNHRPSARTSLQGQILEAALAGPRLLGGARVTPREWTRARTQLADPWDRALLAVLMAELGDPAEARGVLTEEGPAGLGGERFRRAFAAAYGSDLIPDAAAREDVGRRLGNGYAASLLEARLCDREGGPASGEALRARARSALLTRLAVLGGFGLLVMTFAVGGLAVGVYLWVTRRQPPVRPLPAWGLSGRAATLVFLGWFMAFFAAGNLSALLLTPWPSLRWAVVPLGTLFHAGIGVRLLCWAEGLTFPELWRRLAPGTARRNLAWGAAFLALAVFLVLTVAMATSLVLKPDQSPQRDLQELLRGLSGWGPSLAMFAVVAGVAPFFEELLFRGFLFPVLARQGRITLALFASALLFGAIHLQPAGLPILGTLGLVLALAVRQTGSLWPAILVHACWNGSLFLLMRAFA
- a CDS encoding thiol-disulfide oxidoreductase DCC family protein, which encodes MAAPLLLAYDASCSLCSRATLWLARQDRRGLLHMVPLRDPDLLALAPELAGKPLEKEIHGIDLATREVWAGADLLGPVARRLPGWRWVAPLLALPGLPRLLNHLYLWVAARRFRRTGRPPFA
- a CDS encoding acyl-CoA thioesterase → MPFSHPIEVRFSDLDAMGHVNNAVVVSFMEQGRFQWWRSFLGGRKFQEEGFLIARIEVDYRMPILLGDDVRVELHCTKVGNSSFDLSYRLTKGLGGELFAEGRSVQVMLDFATNRPKPLAPATREWLEAQG
- a CDS encoding class II 3-deoxy-7-phosphoheptulonate synthase; its protein translation is MSPWNPHSWQRFPAMQQPDYADPSELEAVLARLRRMPPLVVPEEVDRLRGLLAEAAAGRRFLLQGGDCAEQFKDCTPEAIAGKLRVLLQMSVALTHGGRKPVVRVGRIAGQFAKPRSKPTETVRGRELPSYRGDLINSLEADAAARRPDPGRMLEAYFHASATLNHLRALTAGGFADLHHPERWELPGGTGQVPEYRRTLDQVRESLDFLEALGGVQRDVLERIDFYTSHEALLLPYEEALTRWVGEASAYYNLGAHTLWVGERTRQLDGAHLEYLRGLRNPIGVKVGPSATPGHLVALLDHLDPDREPGRITLISRFGATKIQAALPPLLEAVQATRRPVLWSCDPMHGNGAESAGGLKTRDFGAILSELRQAFELHRAHGSHLGGVHIELTGEAVTECTGGSEGLSEADLAKAYETGCDPRLNGTQSLEMAFLIAEMMRAAP
- a CDS encoding response regulator transcription factor, yielding MIHILVVEDEPSLCQLLVNNLGFEGYSVEAVGDGVPALSAHTARRADLIVLDLMLPQLDGFEVLRTLRERKDEVPVLLLTARGEETDRVKGLSLGADDYLVKPFSVLELMARVKAILRRTRPVDRPARLRSGPFQFDLPRLEARRDGKTLELTPREFRLLEILISHAGRTHSRKELLQLAWEPDARPSARTVDVHIANLRRKLGEELGSPWITTVGGEGYRWITPVEPDPGAGPGGAAERG
- a CDS encoding sensor histidine kinase; translated protein: MYRHRASRFRLIHPSLGLSRWQRLQQQSGIALLVLAGLVVTALLMAAPRYYLNDQVSTAQQAYMDAHWVDHEAVERHWKSLPILHSVRRGDEEDVRRLLEDQPLVVALLDRFEGRRLWVREGDRLVVPKDAALAQQYLGWMTHAETAQRFEWNPPREQDPDFGKVATVVLLSDRWLVIKRWRPGAPEVERELGIALAPRRALRMGLLRESDANRRDLKPQPWGAQPNLQADPQRLVTLPLGSSTKTNAFGDGWYLAGVAFDEEQVTFRKSLKYQRRLISGAALSVGLAVLLGLWLRHRARRKAELDADRMASMTHSLKTPLAILKFRCDSLRLGRLDPDRADEELLKISEEVDHLTTIIETGLRVIRGSGASGPRGQANPAWFQEVAEDLRPGFDAEGRPLDLKLAPEAGHAPLPSLRAAVLTLVENALAHGKGRVTLETWRARRRFCIQVSDEGGLDPHQLKVLGKPFQRIRESGKEGFLREGQGLGLSLLVQVADQEGWGLTFASGPGEGFSALLEIPAA
- the nadA gene encoding quinolinate synthase NadA, whose translation is MTAPYVPDLESIPAGIDLPAEIRRLKAERRAVLLAHYYQEPEIQDLADFVGDSLQLSQQAAKADADVIAFCGVHFMAETAKILNPAKTVVIPDMDAGCSLADRCPADYFAEWLKQYPDHDVVSYINCSAGVKALSTVICTSSNAVRVVESLPKDRKIVFAPDRHLGKWVMKQTGRDMVLFPGFCIVHEQFTAKRLAALKAQHPEAKLIAHPECDATVSQLADFVGSTAALLNFVAKDSARAFIVATEAGILHQMRQRRPDAELIPAPADSGCNCSLCPYMKLNSLEKLYLCLRDLKPEIHLDEAVRVKALKPLERMLALG